The following are encoded together in the Acidobacteriota bacterium genome:
- a CDS encoding CopD family protein, with translation MYFLSVWIHILAAAVWTGGLIYTAAVVVPFALSHPVEERQRILRSLGRRFRRIAWGSIVVLILTGIGNLVLRLTPIKFSQILNGDVFNPDKVERLIAIWLPWKLMLVVVTIGLMAFHDITSIRAARRHEGTPESAPGSRAGSRAAALATLVAILVLYVSVRLVRG, from the coding sequence ATGTATTTCTTGAGCGTTTGGATTCACATTCTGGCGGCGGCTGTGTGGACAGGCGGCCTGATCTACACCGCGGCGGTAGTCGTTCCCTTCGCGCTTTCGCATCCGGTCGAGGAGCGCCAGCGAATCCTCCGCAGCCTCGGACGCAGATTTCGGCGCATAGCGTGGGGCTCGATCGTTGTTTTGATTCTGACCGGCATCGGGAACCTTGTGCTGCGTCTGACCCCAATCAAGTTTTCGCAAATCCTCAACGGCGACGTGTTCAACCCCGACAAGGTAGAGCGGCTGATAGCGATTTGGCTTCCGTGGAAGCTAATGCTTGTAGTCGTCACGATCGGGCTGATGGCATTTCACGACATCACCAGCATTCGAGCCGCAAGACGACATGAAGGCACGCCCGAGAGCGCGCCCGGCAGTCGCGCGGGGTCGCGTGCTGCTGCGCTCGCAACTCTCGTGGCGATACTCGTATTGTACGTATCGGTGCGCCTGGTGCGCGGCTGA
- a CDS encoding SCO family protein, with product MNRRSLLAALAVTRSSRVDDQSRAVTRARYFPNVELTTHEGKKVRFYDDLIKDKIVVINLMYADCEGICPTITANLVKAQKLLGARIGRDIFMYSLTLSPEKDTPAALNHYAKMHGVKPGWQFLTGKPEDIEMLRRSLGFSTGNQKLDKDKTNHIGMVKYGNERREWWGMVPGKAKPTWIVESILWMDETNVKPPAG from the coding sequence ATGAATAGAAGAAGTTTGCTTGCGGCGTTGGCGGTGACGCGGTCATCCAGAGTCGATGACCAATCGCGCGCAGTGACAAGGGCGCGTTATTTCCCCAACGTCGAGCTGACGACGCACGAAGGAAAGAAAGTACGGTTCTACGATGACCTGATCAAAGACAAGATCGTGGTCATCAACTTGATGTACGCCGATTGTGAGGGCATCTGCCCCACAATCACAGCCAACCTGGTGAAGGCCCAGAAACTCCTCGGGGCGCGAATAGGGCGCGACATATTCATGTACTCGTTGACGCTCAGCCCGGAGAAGGATACGCCGGCGGCGCTCAATCATTACGCGAAGATGCATGGGGTGAAGCCGGGCTGGCAGTTTCTCACCGGCAAGCCCGAAGACATAGAGATGCTGCGGCGGAGTCTGGGATTCTCCACTGGCAACCAGAAGCTGGACAAAGACAAGACGAACCACATCGGCATGGTAAAATACGGGAACGAGCGCCGAGAGTGGTGGGGCATGGTCCCCGGCAAGGCCAAGCCTACATGGATCGTCGAGTCTATCCTCTGGATGGATGAGACGAATGTAAAGCCACCCGCAGGCTAA
- a CDS encoding thioesterase family protein, whose translation MKRSKHEDVLSNQTAESRVKVRYAETDQMKVAYYANYFIWFEVGRSQYCNDCGFSYRDMERETGLFLIVAEASCRYKTPARYEDELIIRTRITELTRRTLRFKYEIERTDQAAVAVGETLHVLINAEGRPSSFPEKYLALLRG comes from the coding sequence ATGAAGAGAAGCAAACACGAAGACGTACTTTCCAATCAGACTGCCGAGTCTCGCGTTAAGGTGCGCTATGCCGAGACCGACCAGATGAAAGTGGCCTATTACGCGAACTACTTCATTTGGTTCGAAGTGGGCCGCAGCCAGTACTGCAACGACTGCGGCTTCTCGTACCGCGACATGGAGCGAGAAACCGGTCTGTTTCTGATCGTCGCCGAGGCGAGTTGCCGCTACAAGACCCCGGCCCGATACGAAGACGAGTTGATCATTCGGACCAGAATCACCGAGCTCACGCGAAGAACTCTCAGGTTCAAATATGAGATTGAACGCACAGACCAGGCTGCGGTTGCCGTTGGCGAGACTCTTCACGTGCTGATCAACGCCGAGGGCCGGCCCTCGAGCTTCCCGGAGAAATACCT
- the fusA gene encoding elongation factor G: MKVYGTKEIRNVGIVGHGHAGKTSLVSAMLFDAGATNRLGRVDDGTTVTDYDEDEVARKLTIISSLAYCEWNGTKINILDTPGFAAFILDAKAALRASDSALVVVDAVSGVEVQTEKAWSYAEEFGIPRLIVVSKMDRERADFAQAVAGITEAFGRSAVPIQMPIGSEHGFRGVIDLVHLRAYTYEADGTGKATQGEIPDDLKDAAQTAREKIIDVVAESSEALMEKYFADGTLSDEELIPGIKAAITERRLFPILVASGIPNIGIQPLLTSLVELAPAPDELGPAKGHPNTDSDEWIEREVKDIAPFSALVFKTVADPFAGRITVFKIFSGHTKSDANVYNITKNTSERLGPLHVIQGKALEKVPEAHAGDIIAVTKLRETHTGDTFCDKASPIVYETVHFPRPAVAFAITAKTRSDEDKLSQALHKMLEEDLALRFDREPQTNEFLLSGSGQTHVEVAVNKLKRRYGVEVELHPPKVAYLETFRGRAEIVGRHKKQTGGRGQFAEATCIFEGVPRGEGFQFVDKIFGGSIPQQWRPAVEKGIKDAAARGAIAGYPMIDFKVELIDGKFHAVDSDDHSFQMAGRKAFRTAIERVKAVLLEPVMNVEITTPQEHSGDILGDINSRRGRVSGMDTKGNQAVVKAQVPLSEMLSYQSTLNSITGARGSYTMELDHYDEVPALIAQKIIHKAQEEGRIRPTEEE, encoded by the coding sequence ATGAAGGTCTATGGCACGAAGGAGATCAGAAACGTTGGCATTGTAGGTCATGGCCACGCAGGCAAAACGTCGCTGGTTTCGGCGATGCTGTTTGACGCGGGGGCCACCAACCGATTAGGCCGTGTAGACGACGGAACCACCGTCACCGATTATGATGAAGACGAGGTTGCGCGGAAGCTGACTATCATAAGCTCGCTCGCTTACTGCGAGTGGAACGGAACAAAGATCAACATACTGGACACACCGGGATTCGCTGCATTCATACTCGACGCGAAGGCTGCGCTGCGCGCTTCCGACTCGGCGCTTGTGGTCGTCGACGCTGTGAGCGGCGTCGAAGTGCAAACTGAAAAAGCATGGAGCTATGCGGAAGAGTTCGGCATCCCGCGACTGATCGTCGTTTCAAAGATGGATCGTGAGCGGGCCGACTTCGCCCAGGCGGTTGCAGGCATCACCGAGGCATTCGGCCGTTCGGCAGTGCCGATTCAAATGCCCATCGGAAGCGAACATGGCTTCCGCGGGGTGATCGACCTCGTTCACCTGCGCGCTTACACCTACGAAGCAGACGGCACCGGGAAAGCCACCCAGGGCGAGATACCCGATGATCTCAAGGATGCGGCGCAGACCGCGCGTGAAAAAATAATAGACGTTGTCGCCGAGAGCTCCGAGGCGTTGATGGAGAAATATTTCGCCGACGGCACTCTCAGCGACGAAGAGTTGATTCCGGGTATAAAAGCCGCGATCACCGAGCGCAGGCTATTTCCGATCCTGGTCGCATCCGGCATTCCGAATATCGGCATCCAGCCGCTGCTGACTTCTCTGGTCGAACTGGCTCCAGCCCCTGATGAACTCGGGCCAGCGAAGGGCCATCCCAATACCGACAGCGATGAGTGGATCGAGCGAGAAGTGAAAGACATCGCTCCATTCTCGGCACTGGTATTCAAGACCGTTGCCGATCCGTTCGCCGGCCGCATCACTGTGTTCAAGATTTTTTCGGGGCACACCAAGTCCGATGCCAACGTGTACAACATAACCAAGAACACAAGCGAACGCCTCGGCCCGCTGCATGTGATCCAGGGCAAAGCGCTCGAGAAGGTCCCGGAAGCTCACGCAGGCGACATCATCGCGGTAACCAAGCTGAGAGAGACTCACACCGGCGATACGTTTTGCGATAAGGCTTCGCCGATCGTTTATGAGACCGTTCACTTTCCGAGGCCCGCCGTCGCTTTTGCCATCACGGCGAAAACGCGCAGCGACGAAGACAAACTCTCGCAGGCCCTTCACAAGATGCTCGAGGAGGATTTGGCGCTGAGATTTGATCGCGAACCTCAAACGAATGAGTTTTTGCTTTCCGGTTCGGGACAAACTCACGTCGAAGTCGCGGTGAATAAGTTGAAACGGCGCTACGGCGTTGAAGTCGAGCTTCATCCTCCCAAGGTGGCTTACCTCGAAACTTTCAGGGGCCGCGCCGAAATTGTCGGACGTCACAAGAAACAAACAGGGGGCCGCGGCCAGTTCGCCGAGGCGACTTGCATATTTGAAGGCGTGCCTCGCGGCGAAGGGTTCCAGTTCGTCGACAAGATCTTTGGGGGTTCAATACCGCAACAGTGGAGGCCGGCGGTAGAGAAGGGAATCAAGGACGCCGCGGCGCGCGGAGCGATTGCCGGTTATCCAATGATCGACTTCAAAGTCGAGCTGATCGACGGAAAGTTTCACGCGGTAGACTCTGACGATCATTCGTTTCAGATGGCGGGGCGCAAGGCGTTTCGTACTGCGATTGAGAGGGTGAAGGCTGTGTTGCTCGAGCCGGTGATGAACGTCGAGATAACTACACCGCAGGAACACTCAGGCGACATACTCGGCGACATCAACTCGCGCCGAGGCCGCGTCTCCGGTATGGATACTAAGGGGAACCAGGCAGTGGTCAAGGCCCAAGTGCCTTTGTCTGAGATGCTGTCCTATCAATCGACCCTCAACTCGATCACCGGCGCGCGCGGTTCGTACACGATGGAGCTTGACCACTACGATGAAGTGCCCGCGCTGATCGCGCAGAAGATCATCCACAAGGCGCAGGAAGAAGGAAGAATCAGACCGACGGAAGAAGAGTAA
- a CDS encoding YncE family protein, with product MKQNPDVRRGSVIALLLVVAAMVGPGISISRAQQAPGDGVQKAANRSKSFRVPGGPDAIAFDGRSIWVASHISNTVTKLRAKDGVELGKFDVGQRPVALAFDRSNIWVANLFENTVMKLRASDGVVLGTYRVGKQPTALLFDGANVWVVNKQSGTVTKLRASDGSSLGTFKVGSSPMAIAYDGANIWVTNNGAGSVTKLRASDGEVLGTFNAGSRPIGIAFDGDNIWVANFYGSSLTKLQASDGAILDTYPVQDGPTGVTFAGGYIWVSNYGASTVSKIEPRDGSLVSSFVVGKGPSPVLFDGRNIWIASSGSNSVLKMRQKDSQSMN from the coding sequence ATGAAACAGAATCCTGATGTGAGGAGAGGATCAGTCATTGCTCTGCTTCTGGTGGTTGCTGCAATGGTCGGGCCGGGCATCTCCATCTCGCGAGCGCAGCAGGCCCCCGGCGACGGCGTGCAGAAGGCAGCAAATCGATCGAAGAGCTTTCGTGTGCCTGGCGGCCCTGACGCAATAGCATTTGATGGCCGGAGCATCTGGGTAGCAAGCCACATCAGTAATACCGTGACCAAGCTAAGAGCTAAAGATGGAGTCGAGCTCGGTAAGTTTGATGTGGGCCAGCGCCCGGTTGCACTTGCCTTCGATAGAAGCAACATCTGGGTGGCAAATCTTTTCGAGAACACGGTGATGAAGCTGCGCGCGTCGGATGGGGTTGTCCTGGGAACGTATCGAGTCGGGAAGCAGCCCACGGCGTTGCTCTTTGACGGAGCCAACGTCTGGGTGGTCAATAAGCAGAGCGGCACTGTGACCAAGCTGCGCGCTAGCGACGGCAGCAGCCTTGGCACTTTTAAGGTCGGCTCAAGCCCCATGGCGATAGCCTATGATGGAGCCAACATCTGGGTGACCAATAATGGAGCAGGCAGCGTGACCAAGCTGCGTGCGAGCGACGGAGAAGTGCTCGGCACGTTCAATGCAGGGAGCAGGCCCATCGGCATCGCGTTCGATGGAGACAACATATGGGTGGCTAACTTCTATGGGAGTAGCCTGACGAAGCTACAGGCCAGTGATGGAGCCATCCTCGATACCTACCCAGTGCAAGACGGCCCGACCGGTGTTACTTTCGCCGGCGGATACATCTGGGTATCCAACTACGGAGCCAGCACCGTCTCCAAGATAGAGCCGCGCGATGGGTCCCTGGTCAGCAGCTTTGTTGTCGGCAAAGGTCCATCGCCGGTTCTGTTCGACGGACGCAACATCTGGATCGCAAGCTCCGGCAGCAATTCAGTACTAAAAATGCGTCAGAAAGATTCTCAATCAATGAACTGA
- a CDS encoding multicopper oxidase domain-containing protein: protein MANISKRNRRREKEIMDASKNRREIIAAQFSRRDLMKMGLLTTAGFLIPKNGLSARAPQFGGGGFGGNCFGFYGQGGTPVSPPTTPYLEAMPIPPIAQPVLNADALTGPLPQAAPNTAAGEGRTRTHQAFTTLPPQKYYEVHQIEANISMHPQLPVQKLWTFNGTVPGQTYVSQYGQPNLVRNFNDLPANNGGFGIQSVSTHLHNGHTPSESDGFPCDFFGVTKWYDQHYPNVLAGFASTHPPTGDINESMSTLWYHDHRVDFTAQNVYKGLAGFYLLFNQFDTGNETTGFRLPTFPDFDIPMMFNDKIFDPTTGLLVFDLANRDGILGDKFLVNGKIQPFFNVKRRRYRFRWLNGGPSRFYQFYITKQDNTNHNFWVIANDGNLLPNPVLTSNGVRIAVAERMDVIVDFSSFAAGTKLYINNRLEQCDGAGPTDNIVSASQGNKVLEFRVTSDAVSDGSVNPATNPSFYAVPAREPEDETRCFKFDRENGQWVINDEVFACDDVRFKVKRNDAEIWNLEGGFNWQHPIHIHFEEHQIVKRNGNTPTLIERGRKDVVRLGENDDVELFFRFRDFVGRYPMHCHNTIHEDHAMMLRFDIDDVGNSNESDCGRRF, encoded by the coding sequence ATGGCGAACATCTCTAAGAGAAATAGAAGGAGAGAGAAAGAGATAATGGACGCGTCTAAGAACAGGCGCGAGATAATAGCAGCACAGTTCAGCAGGCGCGACCTGATGAAAATGGGGCTGTTGACTACCGCCGGCTTTCTAATCCCTAAGAACGGGTTGAGCGCTCGCGCCCCCCAATTCGGCGGTGGCGGGTTCGGCGGTAACTGCTTCGGTTTCTACGGTCAGGGAGGCACGCCCGTAAGCCCGCCGACCACGCCCTACCTCGAAGCGATGCCCATCCCGCCTATCGCGCAGCCTGTTCTAAATGCAGATGCCTTGACCGGGCCCTTGCCCCAGGCGGCACCAAACACTGCTGCCGGTGAGGGTCGGACTCGCACACATCAGGCTTTCACCACACTTCCGCCGCAAAAGTACTATGAAGTCCACCAAATAGAAGCCAACATCTCTATGCACCCGCAGCTTCCGGTGCAAAAACTGTGGACGTTCAACGGCACTGTGCCGGGTCAGACTTATGTTTCCCAGTATGGGCAGCCGAATCTCGTTCGCAACTTCAACGATTTGCCGGCCAACAATGGCGGCTTCGGAATACAGTCCGTCTCGACTCACCTTCACAACGGCCATACCCCGTCGGAAAGCGATGGCTTCCCCTGCGACTTTTTTGGAGTAACGAAGTGGTATGACCAGCACTATCCGAATGTGCTGGCCGGTTTCGCCTCGACGCACCCGCCCACCGGCGACATAAACGAGTCGATGAGCACCCTGTGGTATCACGACCACCGCGTCGATTTCACAGCCCAGAACGTCTACAAGGGACTGGCCGGTTTCTACCTGCTGTTCAACCAGTTCGACACCGGCAACGAGACGACTGGCTTTCGTCTGCCCACCTTCCCCGACTTCGATATACCGATGATGTTCAATGACAAGATTTTCGATCCTACTACCGGCTTGCTGGTCTTCGACCTGGCAAACCGGGACGGCATCCTGGGAGACAAGTTTCTTGTCAACGGGAAGATTCAGCCGTTCTTCAACGTCAAACGGCGCCGGTATCGTTTCCGCTGGCTCAACGGCGGGCCGTCACGCTTCTACCAGTTCTACATCACTAAGCAAGACAACACCAATCACAACTTCTGGGTGATTGCCAATGACGGCAACCTGTTGCCCAACCCTGTCCTGACGAGTAACGGCGTCCGCATAGCGGTAGCCGAGCGTATGGATGTGATCGTCGATTTCTCGTCGTTCGCCGCGGGGACCAAGTTGTATATCAATAACCGTCTGGAGCAATGCGACGGGGCTGGACCGACCGATAATATCGTTTCCGCAAGCCAGGGGAACAAGGTGCTCGAGTTCCGAGTGACTTCCGACGCCGTCAGCGATGGCAGCGTAAACCCCGCCACTAACCCTAGCTTCTACGCTGTTCCGGCGAGGGAGCCGGAAGACGAGACTCGGTGCTTCAAATTCGACAGGGAGAATGGCCAGTGGGTCATCAACGACGAAGTCTTTGCCTGCGACGATGTTCGCTTCAAAGTGAAGCGCAACGACGCTGAGATCTGGAACCTCGAGGGCGGCTTCAACTGGCAGCACCCGATCCACATCCACTTCGAAGAGCACCAAATCGTCAAACGGAACGGGAACACGCCGACGTTGATCGAGAGGGGCCGCAAGGACGTCGTGAGGCTCGGTGAGAACGACGATGTCGAGCTCTTCTTCCGCTTCCGAGACTTTGTCGGGCGCTACCCGATGCACTGCCACAACACGATTCACGAGGACCACGCGATGATGCTCAGGTTCGATATCGATGATGTAGGGAACTCCAACGAATCTGATTGCGGACGCCGCTTCTAG
- a CDS encoding MFS transporter, whose product MAKGRSPLVIIFITIFIDLVGFGIVIPVLPLYAERYGASEATVGILLASYSAMQFVFAPILGKLSDRVGRRPVLLVSLIGTSIGFLIMGLAPRMPAGFVLFGLAPTLVWLFAARIIDGISGGNISTAQAYIADVTPPEERSKGMGLIGAAFGLGFVFGPLIGGVLSRISPEAPFFLAAAMAAANATALYFLLPESLSHEHRSEARRGGFLQIMEQSGSWQLGAVVATYFFATVSFAMMTATFALFAAHRFKFDAWHTGFLFGYVGVIGAVIQGGLLGRLVKKFGDKSLAVTGTAIFAASVFFFPLSQTVTALIIASTGVAIGNSLMTPTLNGLASKSVKASRQGRVLGLMASVASLARIIGPVLGGTLLSRDPDFSSHYGRTPYWTSAAIMLIALGLAMTVRASGESAERAGPRIEPEGPEEA is encoded by the coding sequence ATGGCAAAAGGTCGATCACCTCTCGTCATCATCTTCATTACCATCTTCATCGATCTAGTTGGGTTCGGGATTGTCATCCCCGTGCTACCGCTGTATGCCGAACGCTACGGCGCATCCGAAGCGACGGTCGGAATACTGCTCGCAAGCTACTCGGCGATGCAGTTTGTCTTCGCGCCGATTCTCGGGAAGCTATCCGATCGAGTAGGTCGGAGACCGGTCCTGCTCGTCAGCCTGATCGGGACCTCGATCGGATTCCTCATCATGGGCCTCGCGCCTCGAATGCCGGCAGGCTTCGTGCTATTTGGATTGGCTCCGACGCTCGTATGGCTCTTCGCAGCTCGAATCATCGACGGAATAAGCGGCGGCAACATCTCGACCGCGCAAGCCTACATCGCCGACGTCACCCCGCCCGAGGAGCGATCCAAGGGGATGGGGCTGATCGGCGCAGCGTTCGGTCTGGGCTTTGTTTTCGGACCGTTAATCGGCGGAGTGCTTAGCCGCATCTCGCCGGAAGCTCCATTCTTCCTTGCGGCGGCGATGGCGGCTGCGAATGCGACTGCTCTTTACTTCCTTCTGCCGGAAAGCCTCTCGCACGAGCATCGAAGCGAGGCTCGCCGAGGAGGCTTCTTGCAGATAATGGAGCAGTCCGGGAGCTGGCAGCTCGGCGCAGTGGTGGCCACATACTTCTTTGCGACGGTTTCCTTTGCGATGATGACCGCGACTTTCGCTCTATTTGCGGCGCATAGATTCAAGTTCGATGCGTGGCATACGGGCTTCCTGTTCGGGTATGTCGGAGTGATAGGCGCAGTGATACAGGGCGGTCTGCTGGGGCGACTCGTAAAAAAGTTTGGCGATAAGTCCCTGGCCGTGACCGGCACCGCGATCTTTGCCGCGAGCGTGTTCTTTTTTCCGCTGAGCCAGACGGTGACCGCCCTGATCATCGCAAGCACCGGAGTCGCGATCGGCAACAGCCTGATGACGCCGACGCTGAACGGTCTGGCGTCCAAAAGCGTGAAGGCATCCCGGCAAGGTCGTGTGCTTGGCTTGATGGCTTCTGTGGCTAGCCTCGCCCGAATCATCGGTCCAGTGCTTGGCGGCACACTGCTGAGCCGTGACCCGGACTTCAGTTCGCATTACGGGCGAACGCCTTATTGGACAAGCGCTGCCATCATGCTGATCGCGCTCGGGCTGGCAATGACCGTTCGCGCAAGCGGGGAGAGTGCGGAGCGTGCAGGGCCGCGAATCGAACCCGAAGGTCCGGAAGAGGCGTGA